The following is a genomic window from Burkholderia cepacia ATCC 25416.
GCGGCGGCGACGCGCATCGCCGCGGACACCGGCCGCGTCGAGGCTTTCGCCGACGATCTGCCCGACCGAGTAGCGCGGGTCGAACGAGCTGTACGGGTCTTGCGCGATCAGTCGCAGTCGGGCGCGACGCATGCGGCGTGCGGCTTCCGGCACACCGCTCCACGGCTGGCCGTCGAGCGCGACGGTGCCGCTGTCCGGCTCGACGAGCCCGAGCACGATCCGTGCGACCGTGGACTTGCCGGAGCCGGATTCGCCGACGATGCCGAGCGTCTCGCCGCGTGCGAGCGTGAACGACACGCCGTCGACCGCGGCCGGCGCGGCGCGATCGCCGTAGCGTTTCGTCAGCGCGTCGACGGCCAGTACCGGTGCCTGCGCATCGATGCGCTTCGGCGGCAGCGGCACGCGCGCGGCGGTCGCGAGCCGGAACCCGCGCGATGCGGCGGTGGGAATCGCCGCCAGCAATTCGCGCGTGTACGGGTGCGCCGGCGCGGTCAGCACGTCGTGCGCCGGGCCCTGTTCGACGACCTGGCCGGCGCGCATCACGAGCACGCGATCGGCGAGCTCGGCGACGACCGCGAGATCGTGGCTGATCAGCAGCACCGCGTCGCCGGCATCGCGGCGCGCGCGCAGCAGCGACAGGATCTGGCGCTGCACGGTCATGTCGAGCGCGGTGGTCGGCTCGTCGGCGATCAGCAGCGATGCGCCGCCCGCGATCGCGGTGCCGATTAGCACGCGCTGCCGCAAGCCGCCGGACAACTGGTGCGGATACTGCGGCAGCCGCCGCTCGGGATCGTCGATGCCGACCGCGCGCAGCAGGTCGGCGCTGCGCGCCGCGACATCGCGCCCGCGCGTGTTGCGCAGCGCCTCGGCGACGAGGTCGCGCACGCGCCACAGCGGATCGAGCGACACCAGCGCGTCCTGCAGCACGTAGCCGATCCGGCGCCCGCGTATCGCGCGCCAGTCGCGTTCGCGATGGCGGCGCGCGTCGGCGCCGGCGATCTCGAAGCGTTCGGCGTCGATCACCGCGTTGGGTCCGTTCAGCCCGACGAGGCTGCGTGCTGTGACCGACTTGCCGGAACCCGATTCGCCGACGAGCGCGACGCATTCGCCGGCATGCACGGCGAGGTCGAGCGGTCCGACGACGGGCTGCGTGCCGTGCGCGCCGCGAAAGCCGATCGTCAGGCGTTCGATGCGAACCAGCGGTGCGGCGCGGGCCGGCGTAGCCGGCGCAGCGGACGCGATCGTGCTCATGCTGCCTCCCTGCGTTCGAAGCGCGCCTGCCAGTAGCCGCCGAGCGCATTCACGGCGATCACGGCCGCGGTGATCGCGACGCCGGGCCACACCGCGATCCACCACGCGTTGTACAGATAGTTGCGGCCCTCGGCGAGCATCAGCCCCCATTCGGCGGCGGGCGGCTGCGGCCCCATGCCCAGGAAGCTCAGTCCCGACGTGCCGATGATCGCGGTGCCGAGCCCGATCGTCGCGAGCACCGGTACCTGCGCGATCGCATGCGGCAGCACGTGCCGCCAGACCAGCACCGCCGGCGCGAGGCCGAGCGTGCGCGCGTGCTCGACGTAGCCGGAAGCCGCGACGACGAAGGTTTGCGCCCGCACCACGCGCGCGAAGCGCGGCACCGACGCGACGCCGAGCGCGAACACGAGGTTCACCGCGCCGGGGCCGGTGAACGAGATCAGCATCAGCGCGAGCAGCAGGTCGGGGAATGCGGACACGACGTCGAGCACGCGCGTGATCAGCTCGTCGAGCCAGCCGCGCGCAAGGCCGGCAAACAGCCCGAGCGCGGTGCCGAACAGCGTCGCGACGCCGATCGCGGCCGCGCTGATCGACAGCGAGTAGCGTGCGCCGTACACGACGCGCGAGAAGATGTCGCGGCCCAGCTGGTCGGTGCCGAGCCAGTGCTCGGCACTGCTGCCGAGCTGCGCGGACAGCGGATCGGCGGCCAGCGGATCGTAGTGCACGAGCCAGCCCGGTGCGATGACCGCAATCGCGTTCAACAGCAGATAGACGGCAGCCAGCGCGAGGCCCGGATGGCGGCGCAGCCAGCCGGCCGCGGCGGATGTCGCCGGGGCGCGCAATGTGAGATCGACGGGAGTGGACATCGAAGCCTCCGGTTCAACGCGGTGCGCGGCGATCGCGCAGGCGCGGATCGATCAGCAGGTACAGCAGGTCGACGGCGGTGCTGAGCGCGACGTAGATCGCCGCGGACAGGATCGCGATCGCCAGGATCACCGGCATGTCCTTCGACAGCACCGCGTCGACGGTTACCTTGCCGAGGCCCGGCCGGCCGAACACCTGCTCGGTGATGACGGCGCCGCTGAGCAGCCCGCCCACGAGCCAGCCGGCGAGCGTGACGGCCGGCAGCGCCGCGTGGCG
Proteins encoded in this region:
- a CDS encoding dipeptide ABC transporter ATP-binding protein, whose amino-acid sequence is MSTIASAAPATPARAAPLVRIERLTIGFRGAHGTQPVVGPLDLAVHAGECVALVGESGSGKSVTARSLVGLNGPNAVIDAERFEIAGADARRHRERDWRAIRGRRIGYVLQDALVSLDPLWRVRDLVAEALRNTRGRDVAARSADLLRAVGIDDPERRLPQYPHQLSGGLRQRVLIGTAIAGGASLLIADEPTTALDMTVQRQILSLLRARRDAGDAVLLISHDLAVVAELADRVLVMRAGQVVEQGPAHDVLTAPAHPYTRELLAAIPTAASRGFRLATAARVPLPPKRIDAQAPVLAVDALTKRYGDRAAPAAVDGVSFTLARGETLGIVGESGSGKSTVARIVLGLVEPDSGTVALDGQPWSGVPEAARRMRRARLRLIAQDPYSSFDPRYSVGQIVGESLDAAGVRGDARRRRVLQLLDEVQLGAGCIDRYPRELSGGQRQRVAIARAFASNPALLVADEPVSALDVSIQAQVLDLLADLQAEHGTAMLFISHDLGVVHHVADRILVMRGGRVVESGPVERVFGAPSHPYTASLLDALPTLAGARAAPPLVALA
- a CDS encoding ABC transporter permease; this translates as MSTPVDLTLRAPATSAAAGWLRRHPGLALAAVYLLLNAIAVIAPGWLVHYDPLAADPLSAQLGSSAEHWLGTDQLGRDIFSRVVYGARYSLSISAAAIGVATLFGTALGLFAGLARGWLDELITRVLDVVSAFPDLLLALMLISFTGPGAVNLVFALGVASVPRFARVVRAQTFVVAASGYVEHARTLGLAPAVLVWRHVLPHAIAQVPVLATIGLGTAIIGTSGLSFLGMGPQPPAAEWGLMLAEGRNYLYNAWWIAVWPGVAITAAVIAVNALGGYWQARFERREAA